The region AGAGTGTCCTTGGCGTGAGCCTCGCTTCGCTGGAGCGCATGTTGGAAGACTTTGTTTTCTTTTTCAGGCCCGGCATTCGTGTAAAGGTCGCGGTAATGCTGCAGCAGAGCCGAGGCAGCAGCCTGCCCGTCGCTTCCATCGCCGATCGCCCGTGGAGCCGAATACTGCGGGAAGATTGAGGGCATGGCGTTTACGACGCATTGCTGAACTCGCCCGATGCGCTGCAAATCGGTGATCGCCTGTGCGGCAGCGATCACGTCATCGAAGTCCATTACGTCGGTTTCCCAGGCGAAGGAGACGCCAGGGCAAGGAGCGTTGATCGTGTACTTCTTCTGCTTTGGCACGAGCAGCAACACTTTCAGGCGGGCAACTCGGTCGGCCATCTTGTTCTTTTCGAGGCACGCCAGCGTGTCGTTCACCTTGTCCGAGTCTCTCTCCGCGGTGACCTGAATCCCAAGCTTGCGGCCCGCGTCGATCAGGTCGATGCAGGGGTAGTTCGCTTTTTCCTTGTTCGTGGAGGTGACGTTCCACCCGTAAACTTGGTTCAGCAACTCTTCAACCACGCTCTCGGACTGAACGTGACCGTCGGTAAGGTTGATGCGGCCACCCGGACGGACGTAGCTCTGCAAGACCGCAAGTCCTTTGCGGATGTCGGCGATTAGGGTCTCTTTAGCAAGCAGCAAGGTGCGGCTCCAATTGATCTCGGTTGGCGGCGTGAACGCGAACGTGTCGTTCGCATCATTTTACCCGATTCGGAAACCGGGGCCATGCTTGAACTCGCGCTCCTACCGCGACGGGAGGGCGAACACGGGCCGTTACTCAAATCAGTTGCACCCCGACGCGATTCGCGCTAACGTCCTTCCCATGCGAGCGATCATTTCCACATCATTCAGGCTTTTCCGCGCAGCGGGCGCTGGTCGCTCGCAAGCTCTCGCGTCCGCTGCGCCGAGGGGCCGGGAAGAGAGGTGAGATGACCGACAAGGTCGCTGAACCATTTGCCGCCGCGCGGTGTCCGAAGGAGAATCAAAGGCCATCGGAGAAAGCCATGCGGAAACTTGCCAGTATTCAGACCGTCAACGCTGTCGAGTCGATCCCGAACGCCGACGTGATCGAGAAGCTCCGCGTTCTCGGCTGGTGGGTCGTGTCGAAGAAGGGGGAACACAGACCCGGCGACAAGCTCGTGTACTGCGAGATCGACGCCCTGCTCCCCGAGAGGCCGGACTTCGAGTTCCTACGCCCGAGCAGCTTCAAGCCGGCCCACGACGACCTCCCGGCCGGTTTCCGTATCAAGACGGTGAAGCTCCGCGGCCAGGTGTCCCAGGGCATCTGCTTCCCACTGTCCATCCTTCCGGAAGGTGCTCCGACCGAGGAAGGAGCGGATGTCACCGAACTGCTCGGGGTGAAGAAGTGGGAGCCACCGGTGCCCGTGGGAATGGGCGGGAAGGTCAAGGGCGGGTTCCCCGGCTTCCTGCCGAAGAC is a window of Fimbriiglobus ruber DNA encoding:
- a CDS encoding SMEK domain-containing protein, translating into MLLAKETLIADIRKGLAVLQSYVRPGGRINLTDGHVQSESVVEELLNQVYGWNVTSTNKEKANYPCIDLIDAGRKLGIQVTAERDSDKVNDTLACLEKNKMADRVARLKVLLLVPKQKKYTINAPCPGVSFAWETDVMDFDDVIAAAQAITDLQRIGRVQQCVVNAMPSIFPQYSAPRAIGDGSDGQAAASALLQHYRDLYTNAGPEKENKVFQHALQRSEAHAKDTLKGKIILLTAIVEQQLAKTTGLAVSSESDFGLLRAMEWARELRTFRNDIYREASATEQMAPAYDRLEHVHKAAKQLMDSLMIHADWSDSAEKAVSGTRDRLEALLSRVAALSENTVQTRPKRFITPDELNEAKWAAAECTRIAMEVEKVAGRI